AATTCATACCTACCTACCAGCCTTTTTGGagttgaaaatgaagatggTTGCTCCTGTacccaaaaaatatcattttcatctttttcgtaacctacaaacaaaaatggcaattcttttcctctgcatAACTTTTCACTAGGATTCATAAGAGTAAATCTAAGTACTTACCAGGTAAATGTAGAGTTGgcagtgaaagtttttttaacctgccattggggtttctacaaattggttcaaaatgaatatcacaTATTCTATGTGATGATAATACTGTATCTGCACGCATTAACTTGgggttatttattctttgcaaCCAAATTCTGCAAATGTCTTCATTCGTAGGAatggaatgtctataaaaaagtaaaataaggataaaatcattcaacaaaatgatttcctaaatacaaattaatgaagttaGGAAGAAAAGAGTTATTCTCGTATAGAtatgaacttgatttcaatttaaatatttttatgttgataaatattaaatattacttACTCACCTTATCAGTTGCTTATTCGTGCATCCTGGTACACAGCAGGCCTTTACTCGTTTACTCATATTGAACAAGTAAACAGGACAGCACAATTCGCAACAAATATTAACTTTtaaatgcacaaaaatgcaattagctaataaacaaacaatatcaaacaccttgtgttgttcattcaataatcttgGTTATTTCTCGATGCATGATTGCAGCTTAGTTTCAGAATCCAgattgacaaacattcaaaaataaaacaccaaaaagtaagctTTAGATGTGAGCCAGTCACAGAGATGACGTTGAAAATCGTCCTGAACTTCTATTCCAATGCACAGACCCTGCACAATtcgcaacaaataataacttttaaatgcaCAAAAAAGAACctttgattatagaaatctttttttcttataaaaggATGAAATGAATAACTGGTACGGAGCCAGTCGAGAGATGTAGCTGGGATCGAACTTtgtcgtcaaatttttatacagagtggcagatctatccgtgtatataatctttgctttaagtctttatcaaaatataatattgttatatatataaaccAGCACAGCAGACTCAACTGACAATTTCCGTTAATATTTTACCcatgaaaaaatgatgaaaaacttACCAATCGCATCTTTTATAACCGCTTCAATAAATTCACTATCCAGTTCAGGTATTTTCAAAGTAGGTATTGCTATTGCAGACAATCCACGTTTTCTACTCATTTTAGGTATTTTATCACATTCTCTAAAATGGACATCGCATACTACATACTTATTATATATATCATTGACAGATAGAGATTGATAATGTGGGGGTTTCAGTATTTTGATCCAAGCCTCAAAAATTTCTGGTTCTCTTTTTGGAAATCGGTGCCTTATGCTCAATAAATCATCACAGCCATTTACACAACATCTGTGTCTCTTTTTGGCCAGTGTTACTGAGCTACTTTCAGGAATTATGAATTCATGCATCGTGTTTTTATTCTCCATGTTTTgatcttgaaaataaatattctgtttatagtccggtcaaattagaccaaaaaattagagtgaagctacatacgtttcaaaattttattcaaggtcaaaggtaaaaaaatggGATTTTCGTGATTTTCCGCAAAACGGcgttttatcattaaaaaacagacgaaaattgtaggtcataaaattatctacaaaaaacgtattaatactttttttcctacgaaccACCGTTTCTAAGGTATAACGATCTAAAAAGTTGTAATCCTCATAATATGCATGAGTATGCCAcgtatatacatttttatatcgTCATTGTAACTTAACCTTGAAATATACATAAGTTATAACTATAAGAATATCAGATAAAATGAAACCCAGTCCCTTAATTTATCCCATTGTAAACTTAAGACAACATCTTTCTCCTGTTCAATTGTCCTAGGGTCTTATACCTGCTGTAATAACTGAAATATCGCTAGTCTTCAGCGCCAATTGGTAGCGAATACACGTGTTTATCTTAACCTATATTGTgcttttttgagttttataacaaaaatgtcagaatattgttttatttgtgcTAAACTTTTAACTGAAAAAGAAGTTGTTACCGTTGAAGGTGGTACAAAGACAAGTGTGTCTTGGTTATCAACTAGACCCTATAGACTGGGGTTGGAAGTTGATCAACCCGTTCAAACTTTACTCCCACCTGCGTGGGAAAAACTGCGgaacacaattttttgcaattttgaccttgaataaatttttttccacacAAGGGAATGATGgagaactttcaaattttatttttaattatattttaaaggCGTTTTCAAGTTagtgggaatttatgtaacttcgaatgtctaaattgaccacACGCATAGGCATATACACTACCACTTTCCATACATATAAACTACCACTTTCTATGCTAGATCATAGggaaaatttcatgtatttcaTGTAAGATATGAGCACCATTGATGGACTCTTTATTGAggataatttatcaaaaaaataattttcaataaaaaaaaatatcttctatttttcataataaactcATCAAGTTCAAGTTTATATGTAATCACTATATAATTTTACagtagatataaataaaataataaatgaaattatggaagaaaaaataaattcttcataCCTAAGTCAAAAGTACATACTTCATCCCTAACACCAGGGACGAGCATTACACTGCAAGTGCCAAAAGTTAAATTTTCCACCCTTGAagtgtaatatactattattttaaaaatctgttgaATACTTTATCAATTGTATAATCTTTCAAATTTACTAACCAGCGATTTCTATACTGTTTATTTCGGTTTTTACCTCAGCATCTATAATTAGgcttaatatataatattatattttgaaaacgtATCGATTCACCTGGTATTACCGTaccaatttttcgttttaaacCATGAAAAATTGTTGGTATAGCTTCCTCATGTAAATGATGTCTTGCACcttttatcacaaattttttttcaaaatgttgttcgcatattttgtaataattcaaatCTTCGAAGGGTTTTTGCATCAAATCCTCCCGGTTGCATGCCAATAACCATGCTTTAACGCTAAGATAATAGTAAACGGTAAAATAGTcgttaaaatgattttaaaaacaagGTTTGAACCAACCGTTCTTTATCATCTAATGGTAACTTAAACATTCCTATTCCTTCACCGGCTTTTGAGAAACATCCCCGAACTAGGCAAGTGACTCTTCCCATGCCAGGAAATATAGACCTAAATTCTCAATTATTCGAAGTCGTgagttatgaagaaaatgtaaataaagtGTAATATCCGTATAAAGGTTATCTATTAACTAGTCAataagacaaatgacagatatTTGGTAATTAGGCATTTAACATTACACAAGAGTAATAAAGTTGCTTATAACAAACTAgatttataataatcaataaaatataaacgaCTTTATTGAACATTTCAATTGTAcatgaaaataagaaattgtttGTTATCGCTTCATCTCTCAACCATTTCAGTGCAGCAATTATTCTCGAAAATGTTTTAAGACTTAGGACTGTCACACACGTTTAGTTTCAACTGACAGTTATAAATGTTCAGTTGCAATAGTACCTTTGCTATAAATTGAACTGAGGACTGTACACCCACGtaacaatcatttaaaaaaaaatgccattttcttcttcttcgtttaCTGTTACAGTCAAATTGAAATATCCACATATATAGAAGTTATTACACTATACAGATAAAACTGAACGTGTGTAGCCGGCTTAGAAAAGTTTCTACTTTGGGAAATCGTGTTcctaaaagaaaatttatatttttaaatgagtcaaaaatatatttgagaaaaaaaccaGAAAATATAAGTTAGGAGAAGCTTCTGGTCCAAAAGTAAATATCTTTTAGTTCTTTTCGTGTTGATTTCATTAAGGAAAAACCGCGAGACGTACACAAAGTCTAGTCAAACTAATAAACCTCCTACATCAAACAAACCTAATACGACCGTAATCCTGCGGAAAGCCAGAACGCAGGACACTCCGGGATATTCATTTCTTAATGACGCCCTGGAATTACCGTCGTCACCTTATGTCTGAGAACACGCATCGAATTGAGTCGAAGCCACTGGCGTCGTTCTGTCCGTCGACTACGCCCGACATATCGACCGGTAAACGCGTCATCGCGTCTCAAAGCCGTCTCGGGCCTCCTACAATGATGTCATacttacaaaaagttttttattcgTGGAATTTTAGAATACGCTATTTTAGAGTGGCTCATTCAAACTAACCCGCATAGAAATATCAGaattactttcaaaaattgtaaattctaCCATAGTAGTACcgcataaataaaaaaaattgattattttttaatatgtatagCCCAATCAGGGTTATATGATAGGCGTTCAAACTCTTTGAAGCCCcattcgtgtacagtagccTTGGAATGCCTCTGCATAACTTGATTTTGGTTGTTTCCAATGGGTTTGTTATTAAGGTAAGAAAGGGAAACTGTCCTTTCAAACAATTAGATGGACTAAAGTGGAATGCAGAACCGTTGCATCTGCATTATTACCGGTGGTCGGGAATTTGGTTGGCGAAAGAGTTGCAAGAAAATCATTCAAAACCTGGTGAGTGAGAGTTTTCGGTGAGGTCGTGATTTACCTAAAACCTAGACCAAAAGGGGGCGAAGAGGGtgtttttttgctaatttttgcGAAATAATCCTCCTATTCGACTGATTGGGAGTGAAAACTGTTTACTTGAGATGAGATGGAAAAATCCTTGGAAAAATAAGGTTTAATTCTGTCCAAAAAAGAACAAATATGAAGACCTCTGTCTGAAATGAATACCCATATCTTCGATATGTGTACTTTTTGTTTACCACCCGGATTTTCGTTTGATTCGACTCCGTTGGACTCCAATGGGCTTTTCCGCTACGACAAATTGGCAACGTAGCGGTTCATTCTCTATTCCTTGTTCCTTAATCCTCCCCTTTCCGACAGTATCAACGGGAAAAGCGGTCAGGTTTCACCGGAAGTAGCGAAATTCTCGTCAAATCGAACAAAATCTTCAGCAAGGAGAAATAACAGTGGTTGTGAACGCGTTaccaagaaaatttattcaagatgCTGCTGGGTTTAGTAAGGGAATCTGTTATGCAATGCTTCTGTCACACATGTCGGGCCCCATTACCTGCTGCCGGTAAGTAATTTTGAAGATATCGATTCTGTCTTTATTTGTTTGTTCgacaaaaatttcttattcataTATATCGAAAAGCGattaattaaatacaaaaaatgaaaattaattttgaaaactttgaaaaaatgatttagaaagttataattttcatatttggaaaatgtgcTTGAGCTatacaaaagttttttgaataaatttatataaatgaattcttcaaaaaagtaattaaaaattgtttattttattatttatgaaggGAAAGTCTTATGGGTTTTTCCAATGCCGTTACGGCGAATTCATCAATACCGCATATACATACCGGCGTGCCAAGTTCATTTTGACGCTTGACAGATCGCCTCTGACTCATCATAGCTTGTTGAATGGAAACCTTTATACGTCCAGACACATTTCGATGTATAATTATGGTCACCCCCTTGTAACTATtccaattttacatattttacatgcgaaataattattttctctattcgatttctaatattttttggtGTAGCAAATCAATCGACACTAgacttacaaaaaaatatcaagtatCTAGTATTTTCGTATtaaataacatttgtataaatCGAATTCATATATCGGGTGTATACTTACAAATTATtctggaataatttttaaaatgattgtaCAGAAATTAAGATCATTACtctacacaaaaaattatataaatactaatccataaatttaaataaaatataataatgtaatgTAACTCTTTAAAAATGACATACAGGCTATAAACGCTGAGTACGTCTCTGTGCTAGTTGTCAATACAAGTCAATAAAAATGTCttatttagttttgattttcATAGGAAATTAATTTAAGGTTTCTTAACCAAAATCAACGTATATTTTTCAgtaatcaaatttctttatcaattttgctaaaaatagaaataaagagaaaatatcATCGGTTTTTATAGTATCATTGTTCAACTAAATATTATCGTCTTACacaaataactttatttaaaaaatgcgaatttatatattaacaaataatttatttccaagATTGTTATCAAATTAGTTTCCGGCCAATGTCTTAAACCGTTAATAacctttatttgaattaataaaattccgATAAGATCGTTTATCAAATAACTCCAATTAAAACGGCGTGTCTACGTAACCTATACTATgtctcaaaaaataaaaagtacgATGATATGGACCATTTTAGTTATAGTGAATGTTAAATTTTGTTCCTAATAATTTGTCGTAGAGAAATTTATTccattatgtaaatatttctgaATTCGACATTATTCTCAGACTTTTGTTTCTACATATTGACAGTTTAAAAAAACGTAGTGCGTTGATGACACGAACTCTGGCATCACAATTtaaaaaactgtcaaatttcGTGATATGTGTGAATAGAGATAATTGTATAAAAGTGAATTAtacatagatttttttaattttacagtACATAGATCACAGATGCCTATCACCAAAGTAAAAACGAAGTCAAAGAGTTTCATACAAGACCAGCCAAAGCGAGTGCAGTTTATCAGTAAGTGTCCAACtatactttttaatttatttatttttcaagtacAAACGAATTTACTTCCATATTATGAACAAAATATCTCAGACAAGAAATCTTATTGTAGAGTATACTAGAATGACAGTTACTTAGAGGTAATTCAAATGCCATTTCTGATAATATTTCAAGCTACTcaaatctaattttattatttatccgTTATACGTGTGAGTATAcatttcttatttgaaattCGCGCCTATTTCCAGTAACGTTCACTGTAACCTCACTTAAATTTAAACTGGATTTTTCCGTTGTTTTTTACCATTTGAAAACCGGCTGTAAACAGTAGATGCTCTAAGTGTATTTGAATCCCTTGCGCCTTGTAGTCTTTGTCTGAGTGTCGAAgaggatttttaaaaataaccgTCGTCCGCTTTAttcgtttaattttatttttgtgttgtatatcattttaataatgGATGGTAAGTAAACATCGTGATTAAATATAAGTAAACGCGAAAATTTGTAACACAAGGGCATACGAGTTGGAGTCCATTTTGTTTTAACATATGATCCCAGAACAAAGAAATTCTTTTACAACAGcaacatttcaataattttaatggaaatatttgatgatgatacaatttttgaaaactaatacagtaaaaattcatattgattTACGACTTATCAGGAAAGCTGTTTACACCCACATAAGGgagatttctttttattcttctttaattctaaatttcgatttaaaataggttgaaattgaatttgagtataatattaataatgaattacATTTAGGAATTTTTGCAGCCAAATTTTAGATATACCTTAGTAAGTATTATATAGTTAATACGGAATAAATGTCTATTTTTACTTTAGGTACAGCTCTTGTAATTATTTAAAGGCAATTTTACTTTTACTTAGAATCATTCAGGGTTGAGATCGACTCACTTCCAAGttttaatttgtgaaaatgTATTAGTCCATTTcagattattaaattttcttaaagtttttatttgttagaaaCTTGATGGAAAGTCAGTTAAAAACTACAAGTTAAACTAACTTGACTGTTATTTTCgaactgattttctatcaaaagagattaaaaatcaagataaagaataacaaataaagGGATCCAAACAGGtgtaaaatatctatttatatacgtgtttaaatgtaaaatgtaaaatatttgttttgggtggtttatttttgaaatctttagTGGAAGctttatgtgaaaataaaaatttaataagggcaaaaataatatcttattatatttctaatttgtaATTCAAATAGAAATCTAGTGTATATTTgctatatataatatttgatgtCAAGTTGTTGACTAAAAATAAACTTTGCTCATTTATTTTctcacttaaaaaaaattaactgccAAATAAACAACCATCCAAGCATGTTTAAATCttaattttctcactttttcatatta
The window above is part of the Diorhabda sublineata isolate icDioSubl1.1 chromosome 3, icDioSubl1.1, whole genome shotgun sequence genome. Proteins encoded here:
- the LOC130442182 gene encoding uncharacterized protein LOC130442182 isoform X1, which gives rise to MGRVTCLVRGCFSKAGEGIGMFKLPLDDKERVKAWLLACNREDLMQKPFEDLNYYKICEQHFEKKFVIKGARHHLHEEAIPTIFHGLKRKIGTVIPDQNMENKNTMHEFIIPESSSVTLAKKRHRCCVNGCDDLLSIRHRFPKREPEIFEAWIKILKPPHYQSLSVNDIYNKYVVCDVHFRECDKIPKMSRKRGLSAIAIPTLKIPELDSEFIEAVIKDAIEKREKRYMPNSFQSNDFCENIAIEFPDNYTSTYQIIDSVTNEEYVLDDTMVSGLSNVNLRTGKMVLYLQMTEGQLRNNMKIEEIPKCEECKQDAVGKSVINCDKGCGKLFHISCVQISRQNLDLLKMIEGVTWLCKNCRNK